Proteins encoded within one genomic window of Gigantopelta aegis isolate Gae_Host chromosome 2, Gae_host_genome, whole genome shotgun sequence:
- the LOC121382724 gene encoding D(1)-like dopamine receptor: MNTTSFVLYDVFYDQAKEGSIDYPVLHNSSHERGFVQVALFGIFACVWSLVFNSLLILLIVCQSQVRSQFVFNHVISLSISDFLYSSLVDIITAYYDLMPWKLGPHVCKAWMILDVMIPFVSLLIIIILNLDRLLFAISPISYFRLFHRKIFRLAALVLPWIIGSVIVVPLWLLTSTVEPKPGMCIYGITQEAAVTSSVISLFLPCVFIIILTVFILATLIGGLPQDLNEFVSLTFNGSDRTSTKTIKKKHTGVVVALTFVNFFTLVLQLPFGAISILQPECMDPTCSSTLKMLQALSWLRSANPGIRPVFWILITELRHICCSCCDVTSTSSNEMRLMEMTSVTNTNLTNEPILSEHSPEEMNKQV; the protein is encoded by the coding sequence ATGAACACTACGTCCTTTGTATTATACGATGTTTTCTATGACCAAGCCAAAGAGGGCAGCATCGACTACCCCGTGCTGCACAACAGTTCCCACGAGCGGGGTTTCGTGCAGGTCGCGCTGTTCGGGATCTTCGCTTGCGTCTGGAGCCTGGTATTCAACTCCCTGCTTATCCTCCTCATCGTCTGCCAGTCCCAGGTCAGGTCCCAGTTCGTCTTTAACCACGTCATCAGCCTCTCCATATCCGACTTCCTGTACAGCTCACTGGTTGACATCATCACCGCGTACTATGACCTGATGCCATGGAAGCTAGGGCCACACGTCTGCAAGGCGTGGATGATTCTCGACGTCATGATCCCGTTCGTTTCGCTGCTCATCATAATCATACTCAATCTGGACAGACTTCTGTTCGCCATAAGCCCGATCAGCTACTTCAGACTGTTTCACAGAAAGATTTTCAGACTAGCGGCGCTCGTCTTGCCGTGGATCATAGGGAGCGTTATCGTGGTTCCTTTGTGGTTACTAACCTCCACTGTCGAACCCAAGCCCGGGATGTGCATCTACGGGATTACGCAGGAAGCGGCGGTGACGTCATCGGTCATATCCCTGTTTCTGCCATGTGTCTTTATCATTATTCTGACCGTCTTTATTCTCGCTACTCTTATAGGCGGGCTCCCGCAAGATCTGAACGAGTTTGTGTCTCTAACTTTCAACGGTAGCGACAGAACCAGCACGAAGACCATCAAGAAAAAGCATACTGGAGTTGTTGTGGCCTTGACCTTTGTGAACTTTTTCACCCTCGTGCTGCAGCTGCCGTTCGGCGCCATATCCATACTCCAGCCCGAATGCATGGACCCGACCTGTTCGTCCACTCTGAAAATGCTGCAGGCTTTAAGCTGGCTTAGATCGGCCAATCCGGGAATTAGACCAGTTTTCTGGATTTTGATAACCGAACTCCGCCATATTTGTTGCTCGTGCTGTGACGTCACGTCCACATCATCCAATGAAATGAGGCTTATGGAAATGACGTCAGTGACGAACACAAACCTTACGAATGAACCAATACTTAGTGAACATTCTCCAgaagaaatgaacaaacaagTGTAG